From one Sphingobium cloacae genomic stretch:
- a CDS encoding replication protein RepA — MNGDQHRPLGHQYALAMLNGGEESVRKLATTAGTQLTLDAFLRVQDEEPVPAFLHSALCAMSLPTKRPKDDTQPIVREDGKYALAINPRPVLQNVDGKSVMRSLGVPYGAYPRVALIYLLSQAVMKQSRDVYLGRNFTEWMRRLGYQTVSYGPRGTANLMREQVDRLLACEWQIRWDGTDTEDNAFAVRDVKISNEYAGSLDKNGSFAREIRMSEAFYSHLIDHAVPLNEIAIRELKGTPTALDLYTYLAYRLPRIGSDKGQVISWDQLAKHLGNEADSKRFRQTVRETMQIVSAVYPNANVDLSGRKVILHPSPAPLERKLVGPHLRLVGGEAPKTAPRSSVKPAHAAKSAPAKDDAPTLPFPAGSLSYGTREAVFRQIALTKGHPWSVDDMAAAFRKGCPDFSRPRTDSEWLRIWEKFVVAYAERRANRSDD; from the coding sequence ATGAATGGGGATCAGCATAGGCCGCTGGGGCATCAGTACGCACTAGCCATGCTCAACGGCGGCGAGGAGAGCGTCCGCAAGCTCGCCACCACCGCCGGCACCCAGCTCACCTTGGACGCATTCCTGCGCGTCCAGGACGAAGAACCGGTTCCTGCCTTCCTCCACTCCGCGCTTTGTGCGATGTCGCTGCCAACCAAGCGGCCCAAGGACGACACTCAGCCCATCGTCCGTGAGGACGGCAAATATGCGCTGGCCATCAATCCCAGGCCAGTGCTTCAGAATGTCGACGGCAAGTCCGTCATGCGAAGCCTTGGTGTGCCTTATGGCGCCTATCCACGCGTTGCCCTGATCTACCTCCTCTCTCAGGCGGTCATGAAGCAATCGCGGGACGTTTATCTTGGCCGCAATTTCACCGAGTGGATGCGCCGCCTTGGCTACCAGACCGTGTCTTATGGACCACGCGGGACGGCGAACCTGATGCGAGAGCAGGTGGATCGGCTGCTGGCGTGCGAGTGGCAGATCCGCTGGGACGGCACCGACACGGAAGACAACGCCTTCGCTGTCCGGGACGTCAAGATTTCCAACGAATATGCCGGTTCGCTCGACAAGAACGGCTCATTCGCGCGCGAAATCCGTATGTCCGAGGCGTTCTACTCGCACCTCATCGACCATGCCGTGCCACTCAATGAGATCGCCATCCGCGAGCTCAAGGGTACGCCAACGGCGCTCGATCTCTACACTTACCTTGCCTACCGGCTCCCGCGGATTGGATCCGACAAGGGCCAGGTTATCTCATGGGACCAGCTCGCCAAGCACCTTGGCAACGAGGCCGACAGCAAGCGCTTCCGACAGACCGTCCGCGAAACCATGCAGATCGTGTCGGCGGTCTATCCCAACGCAAATGTCGATCTCTCCGGGCGGAAGGTCATTCTTCATCCGTCACCGGCACCGCTGGAGCGCAAGCTCGTGGGGCCGCACCTTCGACTCGTCGGGGGCGAGGCTCCGAAAACGGCACCGAGATCATCGGTCAAACCGGCCCATGCAGCGAAGTCCGCGCCCGCGAAGGACGATGCGCCGACTCTTCCGTTCCCCGCCGGGTCTCTCTCATACGGCACGCGTGAGGCCGTCTTCCGCCAGATCGCGCTGACCAAGGGCCATCCGTGGTCAGTGGATGACATGGCGGCTGCATTCCGCAAGGGATGCCCCGATTTTAGCCGGCCGCGCACCGATTCAGAGTGGCTGCGGATCTGGGAGAAGTTCGTCGTCGCCTATGCTGAACGCCGCGCGAATCGAAGCGACGACTAA